The DNA region CACGCCAATCGTACACACGAAACTCGATAGTACGACTCAATACTCAGGAATCGGTCCTCAACCTGACAACGTGATCTCCGTCCAGTGGTTCAGACGAATCAGCCATCGTCCAGACTCATAGACTCCAGCTTTCAGGTACCATTTTGATCTGTTTACCACTACCACTGAGTTTCTGGGCGTCCTTCATTGTTTTTCTGATTGATTTCTGAATCTTTTAGTGCATTAGTCTCATAGTCTGATAATCTGTTAGGTTAGTAATTTGTTTACCTAGTTAGGTTGCTTTATTTTCTAAGAAGGCTAAAAAAAAATCAGCCTTTAACTTGCACAATCTCATCCTATTATAATTCATCAACCCCAGAGTTATATGTGATCTATTTGCTTTTATGTACCTCTCTTTAAGTTTTAAGGGTTGTGAAACTGAAAACATCAAATAAGCCCTAATATTGAGCTAAAAAATTCATGTATAGGTGCTTTATAAACCTGAATTAAGAGGAAATTATTAGTATTTAGAAGTGGGTATATTGAACTTGGCACGCCCCAATTAGATGATGTTGCCTTAAAGTCAGTTTTTCATAAAGATGTAGTTATTTCATAATGGTGTGAAAATATAGATTATTTGCTTTAAGCATGTGTTTCTGTctttaatataatcaatttgaACTTTGTTTCAAATGACTACTCTAGTTTGTTCTTTCTAAGCTTGTTTGGACCTAGAGTCAAATGGTTATTGCTAAATGTATTTGTAGTTTGAAGCTGGGCAATGTCAATGTATGTGCTTAATCAGGACTGGTCTGGATTATATTTCCAACTTTGGGTATTCTTGTTACAGCTTGATCTGACCAGGTCCCTCATCGGTCAAATCCTCTTCATCACAAGGGAATTTGCTAAGCAGTCAAGCTGAAGTGAAATACTATGATGAATCATATCTCTGAGCTATGTTTGAAATGATAGTTAGAATTGTTAATCATGTTAACTTGTTAGTATATTCCTAggaacataaaaaatcaaattctaaAGCATGTGGCCAAGTGTAGTACCACCACTACTGTAGCTGGAGATTTTTTTTCCCGACAAGTTACGCTAAAGAGAGTATTAGTACCTATTAATAGTCACATCACCTCAGTTTTCTACCTTGGTTTGTGCTTGTACTGCAGTTGGAACAATGCCTAAGGTGAAGACCAACCGTGTGAAATACCCTGAAGGTTGGGAGCTGATAGAACCTACTCTCAATGAACTGCAAGGGAAGATGAGAGAAGGTTTATATTTCACCTTGTTATTCCTCAATATTCATttcaattttctctttcttttgagATAGTTTCCAAAAATTGCAATGTATGAATACATGCAAACTATTAACAATGAATTATGAAGAAGCTAAAACAATTCCTCTCCTTCAATTACCGgttgattttttgttttatatcatgtaataatattttcattttcttgtgtTTGCTCAGCTGAGAATGATTCACATGATGGTAAAAGAAAGTGTGAGATGCTGTGGCCCATTTTCAAAATCGCTCATCAGAAGAGTCGTTATGTTTTCGATCTCTTTTACCGTAGGAAGGAAATATCAAAAGAATTGTTCGAGTTCTGTTTGGATCAAGGCTATGCTGATCGCAATTTAATTGCTAAGTGGAAGAAGGTCACTCTTGCACTTCCCTtgagaatattatttttcacCATGCAACCCTATTTCGAAACACTTATTTATCTGAAGTCAGATGAGTCAGTTTCCAAATGCAATTTCATCTGGATCCACATCCCGAATGAGAAATATGACAGTAGTTTTTTTGTTGCTAAAATGTTAAGAGACCTGATTAAatgacttatatatatattcttattgcAGCCTGGATATGAAAGACTTTGTTGTCTGAGATGCATGCAACCTCGAGACCACAACTTCCAAACAACATGTGTTTGCAGAGTCCCGAAGCATCTGAGGGAGGAGAAGGTGATAGAATGTGTGCATTGTGGCTGTAAAGGTTGTGCCAGTGGAGATTGATCTCGTGTTTTCTTAGCAACTGGAGTAGTGCAAAACTCCATTTTAGTTGTAAGATGAATCAAATCATATGCATTAATCATGAAGCTGAATGTTTAAAACTATCAGAGTTGCAACAGTTATGCAGTTGTGTTTTGTATGCAAAGATTCCAACTAGACCATATAAAAATCCATTGCTTTTCTACGACAATAtgtggattttttgaaattgtagtcaacaaatatttttgttttgttttactACTAGTCTGATCCAAATCTGTCTAACTCGTTCGAGTTCGCGAGATACCTCAAGCTCTGCTGAGTAAATATGTAACATAGACCtgatttattttattccttttcttatagaaaatattttaactgaAAAAGAGCACTAGGGTTAtgataacaaaatatttgagtttGATAAATAGTcttgaaagataaaataatttggtttttattttgattagtaGTCTTTCTGATTTTtacatttgatttatatttacaaTGTAGATATTCagtctttctttttcttaacacatattataaataatcattttatgattgttatattataataatttaataactaataatttttaaataataattttgatacataaattttttttatatataataatacaagtttgttaatatattaattatttattcatttctataatgatcaattatttttattcatttatatttagatgaattatttttattttaaatataaaaataaataaattttaatattagtaatttaataataatatatataaatttgtttttatttaaattgttacaATAGTATAAACTCTCAAGTCTCAATTTTACAAGTTTACCTTATATGAGTACACCATAAATTTTAACTATGCACTATCtgtgttttaaaaatgttgcatttattcaattataaacatttttttatataattaaaaatttatggtTCAAGTTCAATGCTCAATAGGATAGTTCAGGTaatgtttatgaaattaaaattataaataaattaaatgaaaatattttaaattttaaaataatataattttcattttgtgTCTTAAATTGTTTAGATAAAAACCTTAAATAACACTCAAATTACAGATCCAAATCAAATTATAGATTCACTATTCTACAAATTCATCAGTTTTTGGTTTAATGTTTAtttgtaaaagaaaaaactaCTTTAGGTAGAAGAACAATGTTGCAGAAGATGGGAAGTAGAATAGAAAGATTGAGGATTCTTGATATtgtcataaatttaaaaattataacattttaatctttattatttttgaaatatttaaatgaattattccTGCTGTTTTCcccatatttttataaatttattattaatcttaaaaattttaaattattaattttcatttttaagttAGTTTGGTTTATAACTTTATcattaactaaattaaaatatttaataagcataacataatatttgtgaaaatttgaaaaataactgtaaattaaatcttcaaaattttaaatgttatttttcattttttaagtttgtttgattttataactttaaaattacttattttgttaactaaattaaaatatttaatatgcataaaataatatttgaaaatttaaaaaataacgtATCCTAAATTTAATACATACAAGTCATCAAATTTAATGCATAAACGGCATCCTAAATAATTAATCGGGTGTTTTAAATCCTACACATCTTTATACATATTTGATTGGGTTGTCACATTTAAGCTATAATTATCCTCCTTCTTCCAACCATTTTATTTTCGTAATAAATCTGTCTTATAGGGGAACAAATAgcacataattttaattaattaaatataaattaagaataaatactgtatgtttatttttgtaaaatctgaattaagaaaaatttattaaatttatatatattaaaataataatatttatacgtAAAAGTTTGTTTAATACTGATTAatgagatatttattttttatttatatataatttaatttttattaataatccattttaaaataatattgattaaagataaaatgaataaaattttattttatttagtatattttattttcctgatatttataatttaatatttttaaaattaatttataaatttaatattaataatgattaatataaaataattttatttattataatttaaaaatatattatttaaattttataaaatttgtttttattattataattattattaaatatttaaaaattaatattaccaATACTATAGCTAGAGTCATTGTTGCAGTTGGAGCAATTTCTTCCagttattgttcccaacactgGAGTTTAGTTATATACaacacaataatttttttctaacataattttttgtttcatttttctaaaattttaaaaaaaaaataaaagaaaatgcatatatataaccaacataaaaaaaaaatcaaaaccttttaaaaatatatataattaattatttattataaatcaaattttgtttatatgatttccctatatttttttttcttctagttAGAGACTCAGAccctataaaaaaaagtaataaattatatttatattttaatattatttatatttttcattgttAATCAGATTAGTTAATTTTTctgagttattattatttaatatagtagataaaaaaaaagtataaatagaAGTGATAAAGAATTCGTCTTTTTAATGGGGGTGCTTATAACCAAATTTAAACAGTGTGTCGTGCCATGtcataacttattttaattttaataataaatttgaaaaaactaaaaattaatttgtttcaagtgttttaATAATTGATgagttattcaaattttaattatgttaatgGATTTTGTTGGTGATAATAATCAATGATACGTACCATGATGGATATagtaacaaataataaaataaatgggcTCTAGTggagtaaaaatatttaaacaaaagatataaaattgtgataataatatatacttaatcCTAAATATAAACAACTAATTAtgtgataataatatataaaattaataaaaattgaattataattagaaaatacTCAAAATTGTGATTTAAGCTTAATGTTTTCTCAATCATATATTCAAGTTAAAGTATTACTTATATATCACTCAAAATTTACATTACCAAGATAATAtatcatactttaccaaatttatttacaaaaatatagcaaataaatattatttatgctGACATTTTAATCAAATGAATTGAGGAGGatcttacaaaaatattatgatttagaaacaaataaaatgagatttttATTGTTTCACCGAAGGTCAGGATTCCTAAGATAGTACAAGTGtctaaaaatattgaaaagtaacatttaatacAAAAGATGTAAACATTTGTATTGTTAGTaacattttataaatgaataaaacatcaaaataaaatttataactgtattgttaataataaaaatagaaaaataaacaattaaactgtaaattgatataaatcatatataatagtATCATCTGACAATAATTAAACagtaaatctatataatcatatataatagtattacACATGAtcagataatttaaaatatcaaaatcattacCAATAATCTCAAATTTACAAGAAACATTTAAATCATGAAAATGATTTCaagttaatcaaataaattccaAAACTAAGGAATtcttgttaaaataaaatgatacaaatgttgtgaaagaattaaaataaaatgaaagttttTAGGGTTGATTTGAAAACTTTGAAGGTAAAATTGACCCTTAAAAGATGCTAAgacaaaaataagttagaaatttgaattttggaTCAATTTACTCTAGACTAGATCATCACTGGCTATGTATTTATCAATAACTCATAGCTATATGTTACATTCTActactaatatatttatcacTGGCTTtttagtttgtttctaaattttttttatgtaaatctAAACAAACTTCAACGATATATTATAAAGATCATGTCAGATAGCGGACGGTCAATAAAGACAACGTTCAAATCCAAGATAACGACATACATTTTCGGATGTTGGCTTCTTGTTGCCTTCGGTGGAATGATGTTCGGTTATGACATTGGAATCTTAGgtaattccttatttattttatttgttggtGTGTTTTGTTGTTCATCCTATAAAGTTAGACTAATATTGTGTATGTTTATTTGAGAGTATGTTTGTTTGGTAGTTGAAATGTTAGTTGAATCAGATAAGACAATGGTGGCCCATTTATGTgttgatatttttgtatttagtcaaattatttgagtatttagaattaaatttttattattaaatacttatttaattgatttttttaaaacatgtaatgaataatataatattttgataatagaaatttataattttaatctttctctattataatatattaaaaaattaataaaaattaaaatactaaaaacatTTGTAATATATTACTGACACATATTTATTCCTTACTAGCTTTAATTTATGTGTCAATAAACCTTTTTATCTATCGACCATATTTATCCCTTATCAACACACATTTATGTGTCGGTAAACCATTTACTGACGAATATTTTATCCTTTACAGACACAAATTTATGTGTCgactctatttttttaatactaattTATGTACTTGTAAAATTTTTAGTGgcacatatatacatatatacgccgaaaaacttttttctttttgtgtCGGTAAaagtcttttttgttgtagtgtcaTCCGATCGCAGCCAAACACGGATCCAAAAAAAATAGATGCATCTATGGTAAGAAATGTGTTACATGTATTGGATTGTTTCACTGTTTGGAttgtttttcctttttcaaCATTCTCTTCTTCATTGTTACGttgataattaaattgtaaGTCGTATTATTTTATGAGCATAAAAGGGACCAAAATTGATATAATTGGTAATAGTTGAATTGCccatattaatttatcaaaataaataaattttaatgcaAGGGAAAATAGTGACAAATACGTCAGATATTTCTCAAACCACCGTCATTAAGAGCTTTCTTTGGTCGAATAGCGATGAAAACCAgttccaattattttttttagtcaaattcattattatttttaaatggttcatgtatattaaaaataataatatcgtttaagcacaacgacaaaacataaaatgagaaaaaataaaaataatataaccaCATTACCCAATAGATTATCGAATTCGtagaaaatatcataataatattattataaatcattatGCTCGTAATTAAAGGTTCGACGATTCCACCGATTTTTCAGAACGAATTTTAGAAAGTGccataataatatcattataaattaatacgTATCGGACGGTTACCATTattaaaagttcgacgatttcttttAACCAGATAATCTATCagaaaataattagaatgataacccaaatatatAGACCTACAATATTAAttgcatcaatccaaatttctaAGCAACTGCTCAAAATTTCGAGCATCAcctaataaattcaaataatattccACAAAATATTTCTGGTACTAGTCATCCctcgaaaatataaaaataagtgagttatGAATGATACACATTGAAGGACTATAATCATTAAAAGTTCGACTATTTTTTAGTTAGATTCATTGCTTTCttataattaataactttagcttagattatttgaaatattttcctATTCTCAGCAATTGGGGATTCAAAAGAAGTTAtctcatataaaatattgatgGGAAGAATGTTTAAGAGCTCCTTACTCACTCAATTCTTGCACCAAGGAAAGAATGATCTTTCTCTTCTAACTACTTTCGATCCCATCAACTACTATGTAGACATGCCtggtaaacaaataaattttcaaaaaaataatcattaaaaattcaattccCACTAATAATAGAACAAGATGTCTCCAACTACTAAGAGATGTTAGTGGCAGTTTTTGCCCTGAAATTCTAACGTTAGTGGTGCTGGAAAAACAACTCTAATGGATGTTCTAGCTAGATGAAAAACAGGTGGATACATAAAAGGAAACTTCAATGTTTCtggttattcaaaaaaaaaacaacgaTAAATGTGGTAATACAAACGaccatatatacatatattccATGATCGGCTTCGAATGGACTACCAAGTTTTTATGGTTCTATTTATTTACCATTATGTGTTACATCTACATCACTATATATGGAATACGGTTTGTCGATCTACTTCACTATGCACGGAATTATGTTTGTCGCTCTGACCCCTGGCCTAACAATTCCTATCATTGTATTGGTGTCTTTCATCAGGCTATGGAACTTATTTTCAGGCTTCCTAATACCTAGACCGATACATCAAATTTCTTTTgcacttaataatatatatactatctataatttagtttttttaatgttataaattataattacttgCAGCAAATACCTATTTGGTGGAGGTGGTACTATTAGGGACCTGGGGTTCTCTAGTGGCTTGGATATTGTATGGGTTAGTGACATCTCAAGATGGCGATTTAGACTCGTTATTAGAGGAGTCCAGTGAAAGAAATAATCCAATAAAGTTGTTCCTCAAATCTACGTTCGGTTATGAATATAACTTCCTACCCATGCATAGTTGTTCATGTTGTATGGGTTGTGTTATTTTCTCTAGTATTTGCATGTGGAATCAAATACCTCAACTTCCAAAGGAGGTAGAACAACAATATCATGAGTCTTGTTGATTAGGTCCATACAATGGACAATGCttaaattgcattttttttttatttattgagaaTGAGATAGTATTACAATAATGTATGGCTCTTTTGATGCTTCGAGGTGGACTTATGAATAATGTGTAGCAGGTTGCGCTGATTTTCATTTCTCCGTAGAGaaagtttattaataaaagtcaCATATACTTACTTTTCTAAGGTGGAGTTTCAATTCTAATATCTGAAATAATTTATCtacttgttaaaaataaaataattattggtaATTATGTTCTTATATTATCTCACTTCATATCACATAGCAAGTTTGTGCCCAATTTTGAGCAAACTATCTATAGAAACAACATGACACATGCATGTTCTTCCCTTGTCCTTTTGCTAGCTAGAGGACTTTAGTTTTCCTTACcatgaaatatttatttgggAGATTTTGACAACGATATTTCATGTTTGTCTCTTCGTTACTTGATTCTCGTAAAACAAAACATCAAAATCTctattaaattttatcattttcttttgtattgGAATCTAGATGACTTAGACTGCATCAAATTAAggatctattttttttctaaccaaGATATGACCATTAACAATATATCGATTTAACTTTACTTTTGTTGGTTGGTTGGAGCTAAGTGGCCATAAAGAACACATTTTGCACTATGGTAGGTGTGAATATCATATTTAGGATAGGATAGTTACACAATATTTGATTCAGGAAAACacaaatctttttattttctatgaTGACATGtagttttttgttttataaaatgaaGAAGTTTTATTCATCTTCATGACTTCATTTCAAATCAAACTTGTGAATGTTACTTTCACACAAGCTTCTTCATTTTCTATGATGATATGTagtatttttttacaaaatgaagaatatttattcttcttcatttcAAATCAAACTCGGGAATATTAATTTCACACAAACATAATATCTTTCATGTTGGTCAGTTCTTTCATAACTATCGAGTTTGTTGAATATCTTAATGATCACAACTTCCTCATACTTTTTGATTACTTGAATTTGATCGATTATATATCCTCATTGTTGATGATCTACATAGTTTTCTTTGGAAGTCAAAGAAATatctcacttttttttatttatgttttgactttattgttttgttcaattaattctttttttattataattttcaaacttatattttaaagtatttatcttataaatttaaataaattattttaaattaaaagttaattaaatattttaaaaatatattataaaaagacatttacttaaatattttaatagttacTCTAAATAGAAtgtattataaacataattatataaattaaaattgttaatcttaaaatatttcaaaataagatgtaaaatatttatttttaattaattatcataattaatatttaaaaaatatttatttataagtttaaaaattataataaaataaattaacttaaaatattaaatatatataatattaataataataataataataataataataatgagtagACATCCTTTATTTAAACACATGATATTGCAACACAAATTAAGATATAATACTAAATCATAATCCTGTAATAACTAACATAATCGATTATAGTTCTAAGATTTTCagtttctaattatttaataaaaatctaatttatgaagaaaaaaaatctcgAGAAAAAGTAAGacaatttaattttagaattgatggttgaaaataaataatatttaacgagttctaagaaaattaattaataaataatattttcaagtgtttatatatttatcaaactaATAATTTGATACTTTATGATGATAAATTTAAGTCAGGAAAACTTTTTGTTTGtctttcttaataaatttaaatatatatatatatatatatatatatatatatatatatatatatatatatatatatatatcaaactcCTTTGAAATGTATCATAAACTTTAAGGTTGAATTCTCTCAtctatttgtttataattacaattttacTTTCAAAAATCATTTGTAATCTTAAAAAGAACAAATGATGTaggaaataataaaaagatttgtGTAATTTTAaaagcaaaataataaatagaaataaaataaaataatatgtataattagaaatattatataattatgaatgaaTTAAAGAATATAGTTATGgttatatttttacataattaatgaCATTCTAGAAATGATAGTTGTTTTCTATTCATACATAAACTTCTGTAACCAACTTCTATCTAAAATGTAAAACTCCATCTATTATACctgtataataaaatatttaatatatgataacatatataattaaaataaataataaaaaataattcgatTTTCGATTTTGTTTTGAGTTGAAACCCCAACTCGAAAATAAACTCGAAAATAAAACTGAAaacgtatttgaattcgaattaatttaaaattcgatttgaaaactaaaaatcaaaaaataattcaaattcagtcaaaaattctatttaaaccaattaatttattgaattagtAAGGGAAGTTTGAATTTTGCATTATAAGGccaattttcttcttttctttttctatttataatacattGTTATGTAACCTATTATTACAGctgtttttaatttatagttaCTAAATTAAAGAGAATTCTCATTTTTAGTTTCCTGAATGATTTAATGAGATAGATTTGtctttcttaataaatttaattgaatattttgaaaattttattggttgaaataattttttttttctcattttccttATCATTTTTCCCAATTTCCAAATGTAAGATTGACTTTGACTTTGACTTTGCTTATATCATAAATTGTAAGGTTGATGATTACtcatttatttgagttttataattaaaatttactttcaaaaatcatttgtaatcttaaaaaaacaaataattatataggaaataataaaaaaattttgtgTAATCTTAAAAGcaaataataaatagaaataaaataatatgagtaattaaaattagaaatattatataattatgaatgaaTTAAGAAAGTATATTTATGGttaaattttacatatataattaatgacaTTCTAGAAATGATAATTACTAGCTGTTATCTATTCATACATAAACTTCTGTAACCAACTAAACTCAATCGATTCAATTACGCCCTATATATTTCATCTCCTTGCCGTCAGATTTAACACCATTTGATTT from Impatiens glandulifera chromosome 5, dImpGla2.1, whole genome shotgun sequence includes:
- the LOC124938623 gene encoding protein BUD31 homolog 1 gives rise to the protein MPKVKTNRVKYPEGWELIEPTLNELQGKMREAENDSHDGKRKCEMLWPIFKIAHQKSRYVFDLFYRRKEISKELFEFCLDQGYADRNLIAKWKKPGYERLCCLRCMQPRDHNFQTTCVCRVPKHLREEKVIECVHCGCKGCASGD